One Desulfitibacter alkalitolerans DSM 16504 genomic window carries:
- a CDS encoding nucleoside kinase gives MTINVTFNTGENLEINPGTSLLEITRMIEQPAYPFVAAAVNNELRDLHYRIYEPSKVGFIDLTTDIGNRIYVRSLSIVFIRAAREVIPNCDVMVEHSLSKGLYCEIRGKSLTTALVKNIEKRMKEIIDADEPIEKIEVSKEEALEIFEGYGQHDKIKMLQFLPSSKGKIYRCGWMYDFFYGYLVPSTGYLKKFTLQFHLPGVIIRFPLAQNPDTIPPFEPQPKLARIFYEAERWAEILEVNTIADLNEAIANGSISKLIKVAEALHEKKVANIADEIEKYKDRGNIILIAGPSSSGKTTFAERLMIQLMVNGLKPISISMDDYFVDRDKTPIDENGEYDFEAIEALDLELLNEHLTQLIQGEEVEVPVFNFKLGKREFLGHKIKIRPEQPIIIEGIHGLNEKLTYSIPKDHKFKIYISCLTQLNIDNHNRIPTTDIRKLRRLVRDHQFRGLSALDTLRIWPSVRRGEDRNIFPFQEDADIMFNSSLIYELAVLKEYAQPLLLEITRESPDYIEAQRLLRFLTYVLPLDGKEIPLNSIIKEFIG, from the coding sequence ATGACAATCAATGTTACTTTCAATACAGGTGAGAATTTAGAGATTAACCCTGGGACCTCTTTGCTGGAAATCACTAGAATGATTGAGCAGCCGGCATACCCCTTTGTTGCCGCAGCAGTTAATAATGAGCTCAGGGATCTTCACTACAGGATTTATGAACCATCTAAAGTAGGCTTCATAGATTTAACAACTGATATAGGCAACAGGATATATGTAAGAAGTCTAAGTATTGTTTTCATAAGAGCTGCCCGGGAAGTGATACCCAACTGTGATGTAATGGTTGAACATTCACTCTCAAAGGGATTATATTGTGAAATAAGGGGTAAATCACTTACAACAGCTTTAGTGAAAAACATAGAGAAGAGGATGAAAGAAATAATAGATGCTGATGAGCCTATAGAAAAGATAGAGGTTTCAAAAGAAGAAGCATTAGAAATATTTGAAGGTTATGGACAACACGATAAAATTAAAATGCTGCAGTTTTTGCCTTCATCTAAAGGGAAGATCTACAGATGTGGGTGGATGTATGATTTTTTCTATGGATATCTAGTTCCTAGTACCGGATATTTAAAAAAATTTACTCTCCAATTTCATTTACCAGGCGTAATAATACGTTTTCCTTTAGCCCAAAATCCAGATACCATACCTCCCTTTGAGCCCCAACCAAAGTTAGCAAGAATATTTTATGAAGCTGAAAGATGGGCAGAAATTTTGGAGGTCAATACTATTGCAGATTTAAACGAAGCCATTGCCAATGGAAGTATATCAAAATTAATCAAGGTGGCTGAAGCCCTTCATGAGAAGAAGGTTGCAAATATTGCAGATGAAATAGAAAAATACAAGGATAGGGGTAATATTATCCTTATTGCCGGCCCTTCCTCTTCAGGAAAGACAACCTTTGCTGAACGGCTTATGATTCAGCTAATGGTTAATGGCTTAAAACCCATATCCATATCAATGGATGACTATTTTGTAGATAGAGATAAAACTCCCATTGATGAGAATGGGGAATATGACTTTGAAGCCATTGAGGCCCTGGATCTGGAATTATTAAATGAACACCTGACCCAGCTTATTCAAGGGGAAGAGGTAGAGGTTCCTGTTTTTAATTTTAAGCTTGGAAAAAGAGAATTTTTAGGTCATAAAATAAAAATAAGGCCTGAACAGCCCATTATTATTGAAGGAATACATGGCCTAAATGAAAAGCTAACCTATTCAATACCCAAGGATCATAAATTCAAAATTTATATTTCATGTTTAACCCAGTTAAACATTGACAATCATAACAGAATTCCTACTACTGATATAAGAAAGCTTAGAAGGCTTGTTCGAGACCATCAATTTAGAGGCCTTAGCGCTTTAGATACTTTAAGAATCTGGCCTTCAGTCAGAAGGGGAGAGGATAGAAATATATTTCCCTTCCAGGAAGACGCAGATATAATGTTTAATTCATCATTAATATATGAATTGGCAGTCTTAAAAGAATATGCACAGCCCCTGTTACTTGAAATAACCAGGGAAAGCCCTGATTATATTGAGGCACAGAGATTATTAAGGTTTTTGACCTATGTGCTGCCTTTAGATGGAAAAGAGATACCTTTGAATTCCATTATCAAGGAGTTTATAGGCTAG
- a CDS encoding Crp/Fnr family transcriptional regulator — protein MIKKNDFLVRLTAQEKEIYKDIAFKLNFQKNNIIFANGDQPDYVYLIESGLVKIYRLNSDGDAITVAIRHSGELFGLAEAVLDEPRKCFAQAIDNASLLAVKNNDWKTILKTMPELSLKVNRMLALRLRRAEEIIYDLITYNVSGRLASLLLHLQDQCGCQTIDGIVLNIKLTHSEIAAIIGSTRQSVTQILNEFKDEGVIKINDKKIIVTNKNKLQSKIY, from the coding sequence GTGATTAAAAAAAATGATTTCCTAGTTCGTTTAACCGCTCAAGAGAAAGAAATATATAAAGACATAGCATTTAAGTTGAATTTCCAGAAAAATAATATTATTTTTGCTAATGGTGACCAGCCTGACTATGTATATTTAATTGAAAGTGGGTTGGTAAAAATCTATCGATTAAACAGCGATGGTGACGCTATTACAGTGGCAATTAGACATTCTGGTGAATTATTTGGCCTGGCAGAAGCCGTACTTGACGAACCGCGAAAATGCTTTGCCCAGGCTATTGATAACGCCTCTCTGTTGGCTGTAAAAAATAATGATTGGAAAACTATATTAAAAACAATGCCTGAGCTTTCACTTAAAGTCAACAGAATGCTGGCCCTTAGGTTAAGAAGAGCTGAAGAGATTATATACGACTTAATTACTTATAATGTATCCGGCCGCCTGGCCAGTCTATTATTACATTTACAAGACCAATGCGGATGCCAGACAATTGATGGTATAGTGCTAAATATCAAGCTTACTCACAGTGAAATAGCTGCAATTATAGGTTCCACAAGGCAAAGTGTTACCCAAATACTTAATGAGTTTAAGGATGAGGGAGTAATAAAGATTAATGACAAAAAAATAATCGTAACCAACAAAAATAAGCTGCAATCAAAAATATATTAA
- a CDS encoding 4Fe-4S binding protein — protein MPPKIDINKCDGCKAEEEPLCDQICPGNLMKLNENNKAECRASRDCWDCMSCTKICPQGAIETKLPYQLGYYPAKLIPKVGTDKIMWTCVDINGKVERYVIKTRNN, from the coding sequence ATGCCACCCAAAATTGACATTAATAAATGTGATGGATGCAAAGCAGAAGAAGAACCATTGTGCGATCAAATCTGTCCAGGTAATTTAATGAAATTAAATGAAAATAACAAGGCTGAATGTAGAGCCAGCAGGGACTGCTGGGACTGCATGTCATGTACAAAAATATGCCCACAAGGTGCTATAGAGACGAAACTCCCTTACCAGCTAGGGTACTATCCGGCAAAGCTCATCCCAAAAGTAGGAACGGATAAAATCATGTGGACCTGTGTGGATATAAATGGCAAAGTAGAAAGGTATGTTATAAAAACTCGCAATAACTAG
- a CDS encoding adenylyl-sulfate reductase subunit alpha, whose protein sequence is MTATAKEKFPKSSEEVSVKVLETDFLIIGAGNAGCFAAIEAKRINPDVKVTLLEKAHIDRSGCLAAGMDAINTYLKKGKTIDEFVRWSRSQAGGLLREDLFIKIAENLNQPIEEWEQWGLPIKKDEETGEYAHRGKWDIVIQGESMKPILAEKVKEYGCEVINKVIATNYLIKDGRVVGAFGFGIKDGAMYIIKAKATCVATGGAAGLYKNYTSDATDSHHQMWYCPFNNGAGYAMGIRAGAEMTTFEMRWCATRTKDFNGPIDTISVGYGTPMINAKGEKILQERYADVGGETAPRYIRANAPMEEWLEGRGPCFVDTREMSDKDIKDMKTDYLNERPSYVLFLAARGQDLKEEPIEIYGNDPYIVGGHTASGYWLNAEDWSTSVPGLFACGDVAGGVPNKFVGGCAAEGLLAARGALDYIAKVGDSSVEVEEGQIEDEKERIYAPLFRMAKEGDGIKPLEMEERMQRLMDEYAGGVHQFFRMNEEQLKYALKHITMLQSQVKYLIAEDYFDLMSAHEVIDRLDVAEVLIHHLMFRKETRWPGWQTRTDYPEKNDAEYGDYFVNTVKDLQTGEVKAFKRKYEQIVPGDRLKP, encoded by the coding sequence TTGACAGCAACAGCAAAAGAAAAGTTTCCCAAAAGTTCTGAAGAGGTGTCTGTAAAAGTATTGGAAACAGATTTCCTCATAATTGGTGCAGGAAACGCTGGCTGCTTTGCAGCAATTGAAGCAAAAAGAATTAACCCAGATGTAAAAGTAACCTTATTGGAAAAGGCTCATATTGATAGAAGTGGGTGTTTGGCTGCTGGAATGGATGCAATTAACACCTATCTTAAAAAGGGCAAAACCATTGATGAATTTGTAAGATGGAGCAGGTCCCAGGCAGGGGGACTATTGCGAGAGGATCTTTTTATTAAAATAGCAGAGAACCTCAACCAGCCAATTGAAGAATGGGAGCAATGGGGACTGCCAATTAAAAAGGACGAAGAAACCGGTGAATATGCTCATAGAGGCAAATGGGATATAGTTATACAAGGGGAATCCATGAAGCCTATCCTGGCGGAAAAGGTTAAAGAATATGGTTGTGAGGTAATAAACAAGGTAATTGCCACAAACTATCTTATAAAAGATGGAAGGGTAGTCGGTGCCTTTGGATTTGGAATTAAAGATGGAGCAATGTATATAATTAAAGCCAAGGCTACGTGTGTGGCAACTGGTGGGGCAGCTGGGTTGTATAAAAACTACACCAGTGATGCAACAGACAGTCATCATCAAATGTGGTACTGCCCATTTAATAATGGAGCCGGCTATGCTATGGGCATCAGGGCAGGGGCTGAGATGACTACCTTTGAAATGAGATGGTGTGCAACCAGAACAAAGGATTTTAATGGTCCTATTGATACTATATCAGTAGGCTACGGAACTCCCATGATAAATGCCAAGGGTGAAAAAATACTTCAGGAAAGATATGCTGATGTGGGAGGAGAAACTGCACCAAGATATATACGAGCTAATGCCCCAATGGAAGAATGGTTAGAAGGCAGAGGCCCATGCTTTGTAGACACAAGAGAAATGTCAGATAAAGATATAAAGGACATGAAAACAGACTATTTAAATGAAAGACCATCTTATGTATTATTTTTAGCTGCAAGGGGCCAGGACCTAAAGGAAGAACCTATTGAGATATATGGAAATGATCCATATATTGTTGGGGGACACACAGCCAGCGGCTATTGGCTAAATGCAGAAGATTGGAGTACTAGCGTACCTGGCTTATTTGCCTGTGGTGACGTTGCAGGTGGAGTACCTAATAAATTTGTTGGTGGCTGCGCAGCAGAGGGGCTTCTTGCAGCAAGGGGAGCATTAGATTATATAGCCAAAGTGGGGGACTCAAGTGTTGAGGTTGAGGAAGGGCAGATTGAAGATGAAAAGGAAAGAATCTATGCACCATTGTTCAGAATGGCAAAAGAAGGCGATGGCATTAAACCTCTAGAGATGGAGGAAAGGATGCAGAGATTAATGGATGAATATGCTGGTGGAGTTCATCAATTCTTTCGAATGAATGAAGAGCAGCTAAAATATGCTCTAAAGCATATTACAATGCTTCAAAGCCAGGTTAAATACCTTATAGCAGAAGATTACTTTGACTTAATGTCAGCCCATGAAGTAATAGACAGGCTGGATGTGGCAGAAGTTCTAATTCATCATTTAATGTTTAGAAAAGAGACAAGATGGCCGGGCTGGCAGACTAGAACTGATTATCCAGAAAAAAATGATGCTGAGTATGGAGATTACTTTGTAAATACTGTTAAGGATTTACAAACTGGAGAGGTAAAAGCTTTTAAAAGAAAATATGAACAGATAGTACCTGGCGACAGGTTAAAACCATAA
- a CDS encoding hydrogenase iron-sulfur subunit, translated as MSKVGVVLCRCNSLIDKKIDITYIKEKLTGDKNISSIIEVDMLCSPVGRDTFEKLAMDNSIDRFVVAACSPFAKGTVLTNYATNLGISLGLFEIVNIREQCAWVHDMEGATQKGLILIKMGLNRIIKAKPDPDTEPDSCILKCAKINELKCDKCKRCLEECPNNAISLKENGYPLINRQICQACGVCMGGCPLGVISLPSLKIEEISHMLKAIPGESLPAIAGFFCDFAYEEADLMGHMGAKYPTNLYIIRVPCSGAVNMITVNDAIGEGLDGVLIAGCEASQCERKKGNELARYRIENFQKNLEEQFLERERLTYISLGEGYKEASAINQEKCNKCGFCRQICPYGAVKIQGDSSYQIHAKACRLCGTCAASCKAGAIVVPDSSDKKIMDAIATILAS; from the coding sequence ATGTCTAAGGTAGGAGTAGTATTATGCCGCTGCAATTCTCTTATTGATAAGAAAATTGACATAACATATATCAAGGAAAAGTTGACTGGAGATAAGAATATTTCTTCCATTATTGAAGTTGATATGTTATGCAGTCCTGTGGGTCGAGACACCTTTGAAAAGCTTGCCATGGATAATAGTATTGATAGGTTTGTTGTGGCGGCCTGCTCCCCCTTTGCTAAAGGTACAGTTCTTACAAATTATGCAACCAATCTAGGCATTTCATTAGGCTTGTTTGAAATAGTGAATATTAGAGAGCAATGTGCCTGGGTCCATGATATGGAAGGAGCAACACAAAAGGGCTTGATACTTATTAAAATGGGTCTAAACAGGATTATAAAAGCAAAACCAGATCCGGATACAGAACCAGATAGCTGTATCTTGAAATGTGCTAAAATCAATGAACTAAAATGTGATAAATGCAAACGCTGTTTAGAGGAGTGTCCCAACAATGCCATTAGCTTAAAAGAGAATGGCTACCCATTGATTAATAGACAGATTTGCCAAGCTTGTGGCGTATGTATGGGTGGCTGCCCCCTGGGAGTTATATCATTGCCCAGCTTAAAGATTGAAGAAATCAGCCATATGTTAAAAGCAATACCAGGTGAAAGCCTTCCGGCAATAGCGGGTTTCTTTTGTGACTTTGCTTATGAGGAAGCAGACCTAATGGGACATATGGGTGCCAAATATCCAACTAACCTTTATATAATCAGAGTGCCTTGTTCAGGTGCAGTTAATATGATTACAGTAAATGATGCCATTGGAGAAGGGTTAGATGGAGTTTTGATTGCAGGATGTGAAGCCAGTCAGTGTGAAAGGAAAAAGGGCAATGAGCTGGCTAGATATAGAATAGAAAATTTTCAAAAAAATTTGGAAGAGCAGTTTTTGGAGAGGGAGAGACTAACCTATATTTCTCTAGGTGAGGGCTATAAGGAGGCCTCTGCAATAAACCAGGAAAAATGTAATAAATGTGGTTTCTGCAGGCAGATATGTCCATATGGTGCTGTTAAAATCCAGGGAGATAGCAGTTATCAGATCCATGCAAAGGCCTGTCGTTTATGTGGAACATGTGCAGCTTCATGTAAAGCCGGTGCAATTGTAGTTCCAGATTCCAGTGATAAGAAGATAATGGACGCTATTGCCACTATACTAGCTAGTTGA
- a CDS encoding YeiH family protein encodes MKKIKQVLPGIAFCFAVMLLGGVIADIIGQVITRLQGLENASSPISGIFLAVILGLLIRNIFGLPLIFKDGVIFSIHFMLKFGIVLLGIRLSFLDVLKLGSWGLPIILASVLTGLFVTLWITKWLHQSQRLGVLTAVGTSICGVTAIVGTSPGIKANDEEIAYAIANVTLFGIIAMFFYPYLAFYIFQNDPIKAGLFLGTAIHETAQVAGAALIYDQVYNMAQVIDIATITKLTRNSLLVVIVPIMSYYYLNIVADRTGANDKNLYNWYKLIPLFVLGFLSLAIIRTIGDAGVTSQGLAFGALNPDAWQTLWRSLSTLGSKYMLGIAMAGIGLATNIGVFKGLGLKPFYIGMVAAISVTIISLIMVHLLGGFIKF; translated from the coding sequence ATGAAAAAAATCAAACAAGTACTGCCAGGTATTGCTTTCTGTTTTGCAGTAATGCTATTAGGTGGAGTAATTGCAGATATTATTGGTCAAGTAATTACTAGATTACAGGGTCTGGAAAATGCCTCCAGCCCAATCTCAGGAATTTTCCTGGCTGTTATCCTGGGACTATTAATTAGAAATATCTTTGGATTACCCCTTATTTTTAAGGATGGTGTTATTTTTTCCATTCATTTTATGTTAAAGTTTGGGATAGTTCTATTAGGCATCAGGCTAAGCTTTCTGGATGTCCTCAAGTTAGGCTCATGGGGACTGCCAATTATTCTTGCTAGTGTATTGACTGGACTATTTGTCACCCTTTGGATTACAAAATGGCTGCATCAATCCCAAAGACTAGGCGTACTAACTGCTGTAGGCACTAGTATTTGTGGTGTAACAGCCATTGTAGGAACTTCCCCAGGGATTAAGGCAAATGATGAGGAAATAGCTTATGCCATTGCCAATGTAACCCTATTTGGTATTATTGCCATGTTTTTTTACCCATATTTAGCTTTTTATATTTTTCAAAATGATCCAATCAAAGCTGGCCTGTTTTTGGGAACAGCAATACATGAAACTGCCCAGGTTGCCGGTGCTGCGTTAATCTACGATCAAGTTTATAATATGGCTCAGGTAATAGATATTGCAACGATAACCAAGTTAACCAGGAATTCTCTGCTTGTAGTAATAGTTCCCATAATGTCTTACTATTACCTGAACATTGTTGCTGATAGAACAGGTGCTAATGACAAAAACCTGTATAACTGGTATAAACTAATACCCTTATTTGTATTAGGCTTTCTATCCCTGGCTATTATCAGAACTATAGGTGATGCTGGAGTAACGTCCCAGGGACTAGCCTTTGGTGCACTTAATCCAGACGCCTGGCAGACCCTCTGGAGAAGCCTAAGCACGCTAGGCTCTAAATACATGCTGGGGATTGCCATGGCAGGCATAGGACTTGCAACTAATATTGGTGTATTTAAGGGCCTGGGTCTTAAACCTTTTTACATTGGCATGGTGGCTGCCATATCAGTAACCATTATAAGTTTAATTATGGTGCATTTACTGGGTGGGTTTATTAAATTCTAG
- a CDS encoding SLC13 family permease produces MSSESNTSTVTENTLVNQGVLSSLTPEEKKKCISLLIATAIMLGFHYGPAIPGLEPNGQSILGIFFWFMIVLITNSLHGFVVGFASPVLIIMLTDLKIGEAFNAFTGDAFFLAIGAFTFAAIMTATPLGKRITVWITDLFRSVRVPRIFFGLSAADFAISGFLPTVAETGLMLPLAKGFSSLTKDKEHLPEVQRMNKGLFLLVVGLMPLFTSLLILTAHFPNILWAGYMGEIGYTITWTDWLVLNLPLWGLMPVVFIYVVSYYKLWKVEIPGAADEMPRLKKELGKITWPEKWALISLGICLFLWVTEKYLHNIGTGMVALILLVLIFLPFSKIKFKEISPHIMWDVWILLGGAISLGTALFRSGAVDWMVRLILNPVEHIIIGLPAILILIVVVFVIQIPRAGIVSAAAMGAMFIPLTMSLGPELGFNVLPFSLIVTNCLSYAFLLPMSITAFFIAWGASGMSMGEVIKFGVPLTIICNVYTIVTMAIWLPLIGYPLMM; encoded by the coding sequence GTGAGTTCTGAGTCTAATACTTCGACAGTAACAGAAAATACTCTAGTTAACCAGGGTGTATTAAGCAGCTTGACACCTGAAGAAAAGAAAAAATGTATTAGTCTATTAATTGCTACTGCAATAATGCTTGGTTTCCATTATGGCCCTGCAATACCTGGTTTAGAACCTAATGGTCAGTCAATTTTAGGTATTTTTTTCTGGTTCATGATTGTTTTAATAACAAACAGCTTGCATGGCTTTGTTGTAGGTTTTGCATCCCCAGTACTAATAATAATGCTTACAGACTTAAAAATAGGAGAAGCTTTTAATGCCTTTACAGGTGATGCCTTTTTCCTGGCAATTGGAGCATTCACTTTTGCTGCCATTATGACGGCAACTCCACTGGGTAAAAGGATTACAGTATGGATAACCGATTTATTTAGATCAGTAAGGGTTCCCAGAATCTTTTTTGGCTTATCAGCAGCAGACTTTGCAATAAGTGGTTTCTTGCCCACAGTTGCTGAAACTGGCCTGATGCTTCCCCTGGCAAAGGGCTTTAGCTCTCTAACAAAGGATAAGGAACATCTTCCTGAGGTGCAAAGAATGAACAAGGGGTTATTTCTCTTGGTAGTTGGACTTATGCCCTTGTTTACAAGTCTATTAATCTTAACTGCCCACTTCCCAAATATATTATGGGCTGGCTATATGGGGGAAATTGGTTATACAATAACCTGGACAGACTGGCTGGTGCTTAACCTTCCCTTATGGGGTTTGATGCCTGTAGTATTTATATATGTAGTTTCATATTACAAATTGTGGAAGGTTGAGATACCAGGAGCAGCAGATGAAATGCCTAGACTTAAAAAGGAATTAGGTAAAATTACCTGGCCAGAAAAGTGGGCTTTAATATCCCTTGGTATATGTCTTTTTCTGTGGGTTACTGAAAAGTACCTTCATAATATTGGAACAGGTATGGTAGCCTTAATACTGTTGGTCTTGATTTTTCTGCCCTTTAGTAAAATTAAGTTCAAGGAAATCTCTCCTCATATCATGTGGGATGTATGGATTCTTCTTGGAGGAGCTATTTCCCTGGGAACAGCACTTTTTAGATCAGGAGCAGTTGATTGGATGGTACGCTTAATTCTTAACCCTGTAGAGCACATTATAATTGGCCTACCTGCAATTCTGATTTTAATAGTGGTGGTTTTCGTTATCCAGATCCCAAGGGCAGGAATTGTGAGTGCTGCAGCCATGGGTGCAATGTTCATACCGTTAACAATGAGCTTGGGACCTGAGCTTGGTTTTAATGTTTTACCTTTCTCTTTAATTGTTACTAACTGCTTAAGCTATGCATTTTTGCTGCCCATGTCAATTACAGCCTTCTTTATAGCATGGGGAGCATCGGGTATGTCCATGGGAGAAGTAATAAAATTTGGAGTGCCCTTAACAATAATTTGTAATGTTTATACAATAGTAACCATGGCAATTTGGCTGCCATTAATAGGATATCCATTAATGATGTAA
- a CDS encoding YeiH family protein, translated as MSQDSKLKRSGISELWRKEDWWAVWLGVVIMAGALVSILTEPALPKRWGREGVESILASVPGDIVSGILLTGVICLAVFSLSIWFTKREIFGKFVAAFPVIFILAIVAYILGNYAPWRHYGFNDVIWALVIGLLISNTIKTPIFLRGAMHTELYIKTGLVLLGASILFDRMLALGLMGLGVAWVVTPIVVIFMYWFSQRFLKMQENRGLAITIAASTSVCGVSAAIAAGAASKARKEEISLAISVTLIFTVLMMIGMPALVRLLNIDPIVGGAWLGGTIDSTGAVVAAGAMLGDNAMEVASVIKMVQNIMVGIIAFGIAIFWVVVYEKRSLGETSVGPKEIWIRMPKFILGFIGASIVFSLFIPEALVETSLEAIDGYRGFFFTLAFVSIGLESNFGEMAKMVKGGKPLTLYLIGQSFNVILTLIAAYIFFSGYFFKLPF; from the coding sequence TTGAGTCAAGATTCCAAATTAAAAAGAAGCGGTATTTCTGAACTATGGAGGAAAGAGGACTGGTGGGCAGTATGGTTAGGAGTTGTTATAATGGCTGGTGCACTGGTTAGTATTCTGACCGAACCTGCACTTCCAAAAAGATGGGGACGTGAGGGTGTTGAATCAATCCTTGCTTCTGTTCCAGGGGATATTGTTTCAGGGATCCTTTTGACTGGAGTAATATGTTTAGCAGTGTTTTCCTTATCAATCTGGTTTACTAAAAGAGAGATCTTTGGCAAGTTTGTGGCAGCTTTTCCAGTAATATTTATTTTAGCTATAGTTGCCTATATTTTAGGAAATTATGCTCCATGGAGACACTATGGGTTTAATGATGTGATCTGGGCACTTGTCATTGGCTTGCTTATCAGCAATACCATAAAGACCCCCATATTTTTAAGAGGGGCCATGCATACAGAGCTTTACATTAAGACAGGATTAGTGCTACTGGGTGCTTCAATCTTGTTTGACCGTATGCTGGCATTGGGACTCATGGGGCTGGGAGTTGCATGGGTGGTAACTCCAATAGTGGTAATCTTCATGTACTGGTTTTCCCAGAGGTTTTTAAAAATGCAGGAAAACAGGGGGTTGGCTATTACCATTGCAGCATCAACCTCAGTATGTGGCGTGTCGGCTGCAATAGCAGCCGGGGCAGCTTCCAAGGCTAGAAAAGAAGAAATATCCCTGGCCATTTCAGTTACATTGATATTTACTGTATTGATGATGATAGGAATGCCAGCCCTGGTTAGATTATTGAATATTGATCCCATTGTTGGCGGTGCTTGGCTAGGCGGGACCATAGACTCTACAGGCGCAGTAGTTGCAGCCGGGGCCATGCTGGGGGATAATGCCATGGAAGTTGCTTCAGTAATTAAGATGGTGCAAAACATTATGGTGGGCATTATTGCCTTTGGAATTGCAATATTTTGGGTTGTAGTCTATGAGAAAAGATCACTAGGTGAAACAAGTGTGGGTCCAAAGGAAATCTGGATTCGCATGCCCAAGTTTATTCTAGGTTTTATCGGTGCATCCATTGTTTTTTCTTTGTTTATTCCAGAGGCTCTAGTGGAAACATCACTAGAAGCAATTGATGGGTATAGAGGCTTCTTCTTTACTTTAGCTTTTGTCAGTATTGGCCTGGAATCTAACTTTGGTGAAATGGCTAAAATGGTAAAGGGTGGAAAACCCTTAACCTTATACCTTATTGGCCAGTCATTCAATGTTATTTTAACTCTAATTGCTGCATATATTTTCTTTAGTGGTTATTTCTTTAAACTTCCCTTTTAA